A genomic window from Nematostella vectensis chromosome 9, jaNemVect1.1, whole genome shotgun sequence includes:
- the LOC5515395 gene encoding F-box only protein 3 isoform X2 has protein sequence MADVSQNWLSCLSLDNLPTIPLASVLSYLNARDLARCSRVCRRFDEICSSLPSWKAWCENGWFVTTCPEEKTWKQVYIEQFMIWGKYEHCYTAIRRAWNQIEDFTRTFCPEIYSSLNPGLTETEISRIEERHLKGLSLPLDVKCSYRIHNGQRLVSPGLIGSMSISSHYQSESLLDLNVASSGLQHRDGLRNCLLISLCIYTGNGQFIALTDEEGHITGEIFWPSPDRSIIMVGSEVIPVRMHKFHSALCFTDWLTEFADKLANNCYSVINQEIFKFEFSSEATTEGITVRTTTSFLPELSSVYPPLFFFTYRISISMDENWPISKKCQLTTRHWFITQGDGVKTEVHGEGVVGLYPVMTPGAVTEYVSCTTFQTPTGSMEGYYVFKYLDNKSEEFHVRVPCMNFKSLPFVQAEDRIHRLGRIKLREALDKGEGGSSM, from the exons atggcggacgttTCACAAAATTGGCTCAGTTGCCTTTCTCTGGACAATCTTCCGACCATTCCTTTAGCAAGTGTCCTGTCATATCTTAATGCAAGAGATCTAGCAAGATGTTCCCGTGTTTGTCGACGCTTTGACGAAATTTGCTCCAGTTTACCCTCTTGGAAAGCTTGGTGCGAAAATGGATGGTTTGTGACGACATGTCCAGAGGAGAAAACATGGAAACAAGTCTACATCGAGCAGTTTATGATTTGGGGAAAATACGAGCATTGTTATACAGCGATACGTCGAGCGTGGAACCAAATAGAAGATTTCACGAGAACATTTTGCCCTGAGATTTATAGCTCGCTCAACCCTGGACTCACGGAAACAGAAATCTCAAGGATAGAGGAACGACATTTGAAAG GGTTATCGCTCCCTCTTGATGTTAAATGCTCATATCGTATACATAATGGTCAACGTCTTGTGAGCCCAGGACTTATTGGCTCCATGTCTATATCAAGCCATTACCAGAGTGAATCATTACTAGACCTTAATGTAGCATCAAGTGGCCTACAACACAGGGATGGCTTGCGAAACTGTTTGCTGATATCCCTCTGTATATATACGGGAAATGGACAATTTATAGCCCTGACTGACGAGGAAGGCCATATCACAGGGGAAATATTCTGGCCTAGTCCAGACAGGAGTATAATAATGGTGGGATCAGAAGTTATTCCTGTCCGAATGCACAAGTTTCACAGTGCTCTGTGCTTTACGGACTGGCTAACAGAGTTTGCTGATAAACTTGCAAATAATTGTTATTCAGTAATAAATCAAGAGATCTTCAAATTCGAGTTTTCTTCAGAGGCGACAACAGAGGGAATTACTGTGAGGACGACTACATCATTCCTCCCTGAACTTAGCAGTGTTTACCCccctttgttctttttcacTTACAGGATATCTATATCTATGGATGAGAACTGGCCCATT TCCAAAAAATGTCAGTTGACAACACGACACTGGTTCATCACTCAGGGTGATGGCGTGAAGACAGAGGTACACGGAGAGGGTGTGGTCGGCCTATACCCGGTGATGACCCCGGGAGCTGTCACAGAGTATGTGAGCTGTACTACTTTCCAGACACCCACAGGTTCCATGGAAGGTTACTACGTGTTCAAATACTTGGACAATAAGTCAGAAGAGTTTCATGTGCGAGTGCCGTGTATGAACTTCAAGAGTTTGCCATTTGTGCAGGCAGAGGATAGGATACACAGGCTTGGGCGTATTAAGTTGAGGGAAGCACTGGATAAGGGCGAGGGAGGCAGCAGTATG TGA
- the LOC5515395 gene encoding F-box only protein 3 isoform X1 — protein MADVSQNWLSCLSLDNLPTIPLASVLSYLNARDLARCSRVCRRFDEICSSLPSWKAWCENGWFVTTCPEEKTWKQVYIEQFMIWGKYEHCYTAIRRAWNQIEDFTRTFCPEIYSSLNPGLTETEISRIEERHLKGLSLPLDVKCSYRIHNGQRLVSPGLIGSMSISSHYQSESLLDLNVASSGLQHRDGLRNCLLISLCIYTGNGQFIALTDEEGHITGEIFWPSPDRSIIMVGSEVIPVRMHKFHSALCFTDWLTEFADKLANNCYSVINQEIFKFEFSSEATTEGITVRTTTSFLPELSSVYPPLFFFTYRISISMDENWPISKKCQLTTRHWFITQGDGVKTEVHGEGVVGLYPVMTPGAVTEYVSCTTFQTPTGSMEGYYVFKYLDNKSEEFHVRVPCMNFKSLPFVQAEDRIHRLGRIKLREALDKGEGGSSMVS, from the exons atggcggacgttTCACAAAATTGGCTCAGTTGCCTTTCTCTGGACAATCTTCCGACCATTCCTTTAGCAAGTGTCCTGTCATATCTTAATGCAAGAGATCTAGCAAGATGTTCCCGTGTTTGTCGACGCTTTGACGAAATTTGCTCCAGTTTACCCTCTTGGAAAGCTTGGTGCGAAAATGGATGGTTTGTGACGACATGTCCAGAGGAGAAAACATGGAAACAAGTCTACATCGAGCAGTTTATGATTTGGGGAAAATACGAGCATTGTTATACAGCGATACGTCGAGCGTGGAACCAAATAGAAGATTTCACGAGAACATTTTGCCCTGAGATTTATAGCTCGCTCAACCCTGGACTCACGGAAACAGAAATCTCAAGGATAGAGGAACGACATTTGAAAG GGTTATCGCTCCCTCTTGATGTTAAATGCTCATATCGTATACATAATGGTCAACGTCTTGTGAGCCCAGGACTTATTGGCTCCATGTCTATATCAAGCCATTACCAGAGTGAATCATTACTAGACCTTAATGTAGCATCAAGTGGCCTACAACACAGGGATGGCTTGCGAAACTGTTTGCTGATATCCCTCTGTATATATACGGGAAATGGACAATTTATAGCCCTGACTGACGAGGAAGGCCATATCACAGGGGAAATATTCTGGCCTAGTCCAGACAGGAGTATAATAATGGTGGGATCAGAAGTTATTCCTGTCCGAATGCACAAGTTTCACAGTGCTCTGTGCTTTACGGACTGGCTAACAGAGTTTGCTGATAAACTTGCAAATAATTGTTATTCAGTAATAAATCAAGAGATCTTCAAATTCGAGTTTTCTTCAGAGGCGACAACAGAGGGAATTACTGTGAGGACGACTACATCATTCCTCCCTGAACTTAGCAGTGTTTACCCccctttgttctttttcacTTACAGGATATCTATATCTATGGATGAGAACTGGCCCATT TCCAAAAAATGTCAGTTGACAACACGACACTGGTTCATCACTCAGGGTGATGGCGTGAAGACAGAGGTACACGGAGAGGGTGTGGTCGGCCTATACCCGGTGATGACCCCGGGAGCTGTCACAGAGTATGTGAGCTGTACTACTTTCCAGACACCCACAGGTTCCATGGAAGGTTACTACGTGTTCAAATACTTGGACAATAAGTCAGAAGAGTTTCATGTGCGAGTGCCGTGTATGAACTTCAAGAGTTTGCCATTTGTGCAGGCAGAGGATAGGATACACAGGCTTGGGCGTATTAAGTTGAGGGAAGCACTGGATAAGGGCGAGGGAGGCAGCAGTATGGTAAGCTGA